In the genome of Chaetodon trifascialis isolate fChaTrf1 chromosome 21, fChaTrf1.hap1, whole genome shotgun sequence, the window CTGGACAGTTGTGCCATATGCCATTTTAAAACCTGAGATCAGAAACAAAGATACAAACTGTTCCAAAATCTGCCCAACATCTCATTTCATGACCAATTTAGGAAAACTTTGAACTTCAGGATGTTTTATAATACATAAACATTTAATTGAATTGATATGAGCTCGAAGCTATTTTCAGAGCTGCTTTCTAATCCATGAGTAAAATGAGGGATTTCATTTTCCTCAATATGAGTTAGTGCAAGCAGTCAGAAGTACTTCAACTGAAAGATGCTGATTTTCTTAATGACTAGAAGAGATGGAGCCCGAAAAGAAGCTTTGCACTGATAGCTAGCTCATTAAGTCCTTTCCTAatgacttcttcttctgtcataAATGGACATtataaatgaaatcaaaaagGCCCGTATAGTTTCTCTGACCATAATAGTCTGCATTTATGTAAGATCCACTTCAATGAAGTAATTCAAGGACCGctccagaggaggagaagagaagggtTGATTACcaattgtcatttttctgtaCAGTTGCCTCTGTAAACCCTCACATTTCTGttctcacacatgcagatatGACCACTGTGTCCATGGAGCCTGTGGGAGTCCTTGTGGAAAGAGGCGCCAATGCCACTGACCCCCCTCTGCATGGGCATGAGGACACAGCCGCCACTTTTACCATTGGCACCATCCTCTCCATCATGTGCCTCATTGGAGTCTCGGGAAACATCTACACCCTGGTGGTCATGTGCCACTCCATGAGGACTGCAGCTTCTATGTACATCTACATCATAAACTTAGCTTTGGCAGATTTGCTGTATCTTCTCACCATACCCTTTATAGTCTGTACACACTTCCTAAAGGGATGGTACTTTGGGGACACAGGGTGTCGGATTCTGATAAGCATGGACTTCCTGACCATGCATGCCAGCATCTTCACGCTGACAATCATGAGCACAGAGCGCTACTTTGCTGTTCTCAAGCCACTCGACACAGTCAAGCGATCTAAAAGTTACCGGAAGACCATCGCTCTGTTGGTCTGGGTTGCATCTCTCATCCTCACCCTACCGATGATCGTGAGCATTCAGCTAATGACAGTGGGCAACAAGGCCATGTGTCAGCCCACCTTGTCACCACTCTCCTACAAAGTTTACATCTCCTTCCTATTTTGCACTAGCATTGTCGCCCCAGGACTGATCATCGGCTATCTCTACATTCAGCTTGCACGCACTTATTGGGTTTCACAGACGGAGACCTTCAAACAGACCAAGAAACTTCCCAATCAAAAGGTCAGTGCATCACTAGAAAGTGTATTTTAGAGATCTAAGTGGTCCTATTTCGCACAAGCTCACGTTCTTATTTTCAGAATGTTTCAGAGATTTACACAGTGAATATTTTCATGCGCTCAGCCATAtatcatttaaattcatttttgtttatacagcaccaaatcacaacaaaggTTATCTCATGATACTTTGAATATAGAGCAGGTCAAGACCTTCAATGTATAGATACTCAACAATTCCCCGATGACCATGCACTTGGCAATGGCGGTGAGCAAAATATTTCTTATTAACAGGCAGTAACATCAAACAGAGCgagactctgggtgggcagccatctgccttgaccatagatagatagatagatagatagatagatagatagatagatagatagatagatagatagatagatagatagatagatagatagatagatagatagatagatagagtacGTATATATCAATTTATTGTACTACATGTATACAATGACAATAATATGTATGTAATAGTAATAAAGATATAATTAAGAGTAACAGTGGGCATCAAAAAGGGCCACAGCAGTAGGTCCAACCATCACCTGCAGggtgaaaatgcacaaaatctGGGGAAGAAGCCAAGCTAGATATATGCATTCATGATATATTAATGcatacagatggagagagatgtggagagaGGTCAGTGTAACATGGGAAGTCCCCTGGCAGCCAAAGACTATGGCAGCATTACCAGGACAcgacaagcctgagccagcccccGGACTGATACTGTAAAATGGTTcagttccacaggagaggaccTTGATAGCTGAAAGCTCTACTATTGGATACTTAAGAaaccataagtaagcctgcaATCTGGGAGTGCAGTGTTCTAGTGCAGTGTTTGCAGGGAGCGCAGAGAGGCTGATATAGAAGAAGACAAACTAACTAAGATCtagttttttttgtcataacACATGCCACAGCATTCTGGATCAGCTGAGGAGTCTGGATCAGTTGGAGAGCAACTTATTGGGGCAGCCCAAAAAAAGGATAATCAGCCATGAATTAACAAATGAATGGAATAACTTGTTTGCACTGTTTTTGCACCCAGTTCTTTGTTCTACCTTCAGCATCACCCTAGATCCTGTCACTCACATCTCAGACAGTTAACTGCCACTTAGCTGGAAATGCATCCGGACAAATCTATCAGGTAGAACCTGATGAGTAGGCAGGAAGTTAGGCAAGAGGCTGCTGTACTAACACCACAGACATTCCACTCACCAAGGCTGTTGATTTAGTCATACTCCTCGTGGAGAGTGTACTAACTCCAGAGGGAGGACTCTTGGAGCTCATGGTCTTGTGACATTTTGTCTCAGTGCCATTGTATGACCTCCTGTTTGGGCAAGGGTTTGCCAACAACACTGTCATCATAAAAGATAAACAGTTGCTAAGAGAATATGACAGTAGCACATCAGTTCACTTCTCTGCTTAAAGCATCCCGTCATCAAtcctctccttcctgctgctgcaggttttctaTTTTCCATTCCCCTCATTCCCCTTCATGTCTGCTCACACTGAGGCAAAGCCTATTCCAATTTTCTTCATAGCAGGGCTTAAGATGGCTTCATTTTGGCTTATCAGTATGATTAACAAGGTAGTGAATGCTGCCCTTCAGTTGCATTAAAAGCCGTTCATAGGATTTTCTTGTACCTTGGAGCAAGAGAAAATGCAGACTGTCTAACTTTCAAAAGTACCGGTGCTTGCTACTGGAATAATTAAAACCTCTCTGTCCCTACGAAAGCTGTAACTGTGGATCCCTTGCTGTGATCATGCTGGAGCAAGTGAGGCAGGGTTTGCCTCAGTATCTAGATGATAACATTTTGTTAGGCATTTGACACAAATGCACCACTATCCATTTGCATTAATGGTTCTCATTAAAAGTTaatctctgctctgttcttctctccctaAAGGTGTTGTACCTGATCTTTACCATTGTGCTCCTTTTCTGGGCATGCTTCCTGCCCTTCTGGATCTGGCAGTTGCTGGGTCAGTTTCACCCCTCACTGTCCCTGTCCACTAAAGTCAAACGCAACATCAACTACCTGACCACGTGTCTGACGTATTCCAACAGCTGTATCAACCCTTTTCTGTACACGCTGCTTACCAAGAACTACAAGGAGTACCTGAGGAAGCACAAGTGGTCCTGGACAGCTGGCAGCTACTTCAACAGAAGGAGTCGCTTTCAGCGCTCCCCACGCAGGTCACCATCTTCCAGCAGTCAGCAGTGTACTGAGAGCtttatgctcacacacacagcctccctGCGAGCACATAACAGCAGTTTGTAAGGTAGGGGCagatttttctgacatttatgattttgtttgcagatgagAAAACCAATGCAATCTAAAGACTTTCTCTAAACACATTTTAGTGCTGCAGTAATTACCAGCTATTTTTCCACTACTACTTTCTACTAACAATCATGCATCTACATCTGGCGAGTCACTTGGTGGCTATGTTGGAGTTTTCTATCAGAGGAAAACCTGGTTTTGATGGGCTGTGTGATTTCAGATGGCACTGATTTCTGGCCctctgaaaacatgtcagtttCGGATTCCTATTTCCTGGTTGGCAGTGTAAACATGTCCATATGCAGCAACTGGTGCCTCTTGATGTTTATGTATGGAACTGGGTGAGCTGGTGAAACGCATTCAGTAACAATAAATATTCCACTGCATCGGAAATTCAGAAAGTTCAGGACAGCAATGCTATTCTTGTATGTATTCCAATGCACTTCCTTCTAAAAACTttctgtgtgagtaggtttcTGAGAACAGCCTCTTTCTTCAAGGGGCACAAAGCATGAACTAATCAGACTCATATTTTATATAAATCATGAAACTAATTGACAAAGaacaatatattttcatttaatccAAACCAGTTCATTATGAAAAAATGAACTGGTTTGGATTATCAAAAACAATTTTCTAATTTGGTTACTTCAGGTTTCATAATGGCAGTATGTATATGGCACTATACTGCTGTGATTTGACCATATTACACTGTTCAACTTACTTGCTCTTCAGGACTATCAACCACGTATCACTGACTTCTTTGAAGACTAGGTGGACCATAGGACTGAACAATTAATTGTCTTTATATCAAAACTGCTACTTAAATTTTGCACTTTACGTGTGAGTGGTATAACAGCAAAAACTTGATCCTGGTTATGCTTTCTGCacgaagaaagagaaaaaatcacTATTGTAATATTGGAAAAatgtgctgtcttttttttcttcattgaaGACCAACAGAATAACAAATCTTTTTATACATAAATTAAGGTAATGGCCTCCTGTCAATGTTTAGAGAGGAGGCTAGCAGGTAGCTCTGTATCTACTTCACAACTCTAAATGACTGGCAGACAGAGTTGTTAGAATATGCCAGTTAAACTTTTAAGAGCATTTTTGAATGATTGAAGCTCATTTTAAGCTCTGGGACTTCTGGGATTCGCAATCAGAATTCAGACACTGATTCAGCTGGCAGTAGGTGTAGTCAGTCAGAGCGGTAGCCAGAATAAAATCATGACACTGTGCATCTCTGCAGACAATGGATAAATTAAATCTATACATTTCTTACATATCATATCAATGTTTCTATAATAGGTGTGACAGTGACGTAGGCTACAGCTAGGCAACATGACtgccaagcagcagaccactgtTTGTGGTCATAAAACCAGacatttttaatgcaacatTGTGACATAGTCCAGCAAcatgattagattagatttaaaTTTATTTGTCCTTAGCAGTAGTTCAATGTAGCTGTCAAGCTCTGTGGATTTTGAATGTCATATTCATGTTTGAATGACAATATTTAGTACTATCAAGTATGGCACTAATATAATATTTTAGTAACATTAGTTTATCTCATTCCATTcacatagatttttttttttgaatgtgcTTGTTACAGTGTTTGGTAGTTTAATACTATGTAGACCATTAATACAGATCCTGATTTTAATtaacagaaaatattcacaattGAAAAGATTTGAATGGTTtgttacacaaacaaaaatgtcctTGCTAATATATTAAACTGTATCTGTTGCTAAATGCTTTTGTCCCGCGATAACATTGGTAAACATATTCATACATTATTCATGGAACACTTGATGTGGAAAGTGGATTTTCTAACTGACTTTACCTCTCAACTATGTTGAATGTAGAATTACCCATGGAATTCCTGCTCCCTCAAGAAAGCCTTCAAGTAACTTGATGACTGAAATATAATCCATTATAACTGCATTGCATTAAGGATCTTTCTCTACATATTTTCCTTTCCTATTCATTTTGTAATCTGAATGTTTGTTAGATTCAGAAGTGTTTTTTAACAGCCCTGTTATTATATTTaaggctgaatgaatgaatgaatgatggctgtTGTTTGGAATCTGTAGGAATTTCAGTTTTGCACCATTGCCGGCACTGCCTACATGACTGTCTCATACATTAAATGGGTTGTTCTTTGCAAAGCAAGCTGGAGGACTGAATGCTAGTGCAGCAGAGGGGAATGGAGTGTGAAGAGCAGGGTGAGGGGACAGAGAGGTTGGGTGGGGTGGTGggacgcacatgcacgcacacacacacacacacacacacacacacacacacacacacacactcagaggcaCACGCTTGCCACTGACTTGCCACTTAGAGAGTTTTGCAGCACAGCCATATATCTGTCatgcagtgaaaacaacacaaaagatGATAAAGATGTTATCATCTTTTGCAGATGACCACATCTGCTAAATGAACGCTGATCATGACTGAGTCCAGATTGACGCAGCAGGATATCATGGCTTTGTAGCTTTTTCCCCATAACCTCTCCAATGAAACT includes:
- the LOC139349761 gene encoding urotensin-2 receptor, with product MTTVSMEPVGVLVERGANATDPPLHGHEDTAATFTIGTILSIMCLIGVSGNIYTLVVMCHSMRTAASMYIYIINLALADLLYLLTIPFIVCTHFLKGWYFGDTGCRILISMDFLTMHASIFTLTIMSTERYFAVLKPLDTVKRSKSYRKTIALLVWVASLILTLPMIVSIQLMTVGNKAMCQPTLSPLSYKVYISFLFCTSIVAPGLIIGYLYIQLARTYWVSQTETFKQTKKLPNQKVLYLIFTIVLLFWACFLPFWIWQLLGQFHPSLSLSTKVKRNINYLTTCLTYSNSCINPFLYTLLTKNYKEYLRKHKWSWTAGSYFNRRSRFQRSPRRSPSSSSQQCTESFMLTHTASLRAHNSSL